A stretch of the Mycolicibacterium celeriflavum genome encodes the following:
- a CDS encoding 1,4-alpha-glucan branching protein domain-containing protein has product MFTFVLHTHLPWLAHHGRWPVGEEWLYQSWSAAYLPLMRVLRTLAAEDRRHQLTLGMTPVVTAQLDDPYCLTGMHHWLANWQLRALEATTLGNPLQQLGLREHAEAEQAIEDFATLWSHGGSPLLRELIDADTIELLGGPLSHPFQPLLNPRLREFALREGLADARLRFAHTPVGIWAPECAYAPGMESDYAAAGIGHFMVDGPSLHGDTALGRPVAASDVVAFGRDLQVSYRVWSPKSGYPGHAAYRDFHTYDHTTGLKPARVTGRNVPSEAKAPYDPERADRAIDSHVADFVEVVRQRLRDESERIGRPAHVIAAFDTELFGHWWYEGPVWLERVLRALPDAGVRVGTLADAKNDGYIGSPVELPPSSWGSGKDWQVWAGEQVADLVQLNTEVVDTALTTVDKALEQNASVGAPTPRDFVADQILRETLLTVSSDWPFMVSKDSAADYARYRAHLHAHATREIVDALASGREEQAQRLAAGWNRADGLFGALDARRLPR; this is encoded by the coding sequence ATGTTCACCTTCGTCCTGCACACGCATCTGCCGTGGCTGGCGCATCACGGCCGCTGGCCCGTCGGCGAGGAATGGCTCTACCAGTCGTGGTCGGCGGCGTACCTGCCGCTCATGCGGGTGCTGCGGACGCTGGCGGCCGAAGACCGCCGGCATCAGCTGACGCTGGGCATGACGCCCGTGGTGACCGCGCAACTCGACGATCCGTACTGCCTCACGGGTATGCACCACTGGTTGGCGAACTGGCAGCTGCGGGCGCTCGAGGCGACCACCCTCGGAAATCCCTTGCAGCAGTTGGGCCTTCGCGAGCACGCCGAAGCCGAGCAGGCGATCGAGGACTTCGCGACGCTGTGGTCCCACGGCGGCAGCCCGCTGCTGCGCGAGCTGATCGACGCCGACACCATCGAGCTGCTCGGCGGACCGCTGTCGCATCCGTTCCAGCCGCTGCTCAACCCGCGGCTGCGGGAGTTCGCCCTTCGCGAGGGACTGGCCGATGCCCGACTGCGGTTCGCCCATACCCCCGTCGGCATCTGGGCCCCCGAATGCGCCTACGCGCCCGGGATGGAGAGCGATTACGCCGCAGCGGGAATCGGCCACTTCATGGTCGACGGGCCGTCGTTGCACGGCGACACCGCACTGGGCCGCCCGGTCGCTGCGTCCGACGTCGTCGCATTCGGCCGCGATCTTCAGGTCAGCTACCGGGTGTGGTCGCCGAAGTCGGGCTATCCGGGGCATGCCGCCTATCGCGACTTCCACACCTACGACCACACCACCGGACTCAAGCCGGCCAGGGTGACGGGTCGCAATGTGCCGTCGGAGGCGAAGGCGCCCTACGACCCCGAGCGTGCCGACCGCGCAATCGACTCCCATGTCGCCGATTTCGTCGAGGTGGTCCGGCAGCGACTGCGCGACGAGAGCGAACGCATCGGACGGCCCGCGCACGTCATCGCCGCGTTCGACACCGAATTGTTCGGCCACTGGTGGTACGAGGGCCCCGTATGGCTCGAGCGGGTGCTGCGCGCACTGCCCGATGCCGGTGTGCGCGTCGGCACGCTGGCCGACGCGAAGAACGACGGTTACATCGGCTCGCCGGTCGAATTGCCGCCCAGCTCTTGGGGTTCCGGTAAGGACTGGCAGGTGTGGGCGGGCGAGCAGGTCGCCGACCTGGTGCAGTTGAACACCGAGGTCGTCGACACCGCGCTGACCACCGTCGACAAGGCGCTGGAGCAGAACGCGTCAGTCGGCGCGCCCACCCCTCGGGATTTCGTCGCCGACCAGATCCTGCGGGAGACGCTGCTCACCGTGTCCAGCGACTGGCCGTTCATGGTCAGCAAGGATTCCGCGGCCGACTATGCGCGCTACCGCGCGCATCTGCACGCCCACGCCACCCGCGAGATCGTCGACGCGCTGGCGTCCGGCCGCGAGGAACAGGCCCAGCGCCTCGCCGCGGGCTGGAACCGCGCCGACGGCCTGTTCGGCGCGCTCGACGCCAGACGGTTACCGAGATGA
- a CDS encoding glycosyltransferase family 4 protein codes for MKILMVSWEYPPVVVGGLGRHVHHLATALAEAGHEVVVLSRRPTNTDPSTHPSTDDIAEGVRVIAAAQDPHEFDFGSDMMAWTLAMGHAMVRSGLGVRDRRGRPWRPDVVHAHDWLVAHPSIALAEYFDVPLVSTIHATEAGRHSGWVSGRISRQVHAVESWMVHESDSLITCSRSMSDEITELFGPGLAETRVIRNGIDAARWPFAERQPRTGSAHLLYLGRLEYEKGIHDAIAALPRIRRTHPGTTLTIAGEGTQQDWLVEQARKHKVLKATSFAGHLDHDALVRMLHTADAAVLPSHYEPFGIVALEAAATGIPLVTSDVGGLGEAVIDGQTGVSYPPRDVAALAAAVRSVLDDPQAAQQRAIAARERLTSEFEWHTIADETAQVYLAAKRREREPHRRRAIVEHALPGR; via the coding sequence ATGAAGATCCTCATGGTGTCGTGGGAGTACCCGCCGGTGGTCGTCGGCGGGCTCGGCCGACATGTCCATCACCTGGCGACCGCGTTGGCCGAGGCGGGCCACGAGGTCGTAGTACTCAGCCGTCGTCCGACGAACACCGACCCCAGCACCCATCCGTCGACCGATGACATCGCCGAGGGGGTGCGCGTCATCGCGGCGGCGCAGGACCCGCACGAGTTCGACTTCGGAAGCGACATGATGGCATGGACCCTGGCGATGGGCCACGCGATGGTCCGCTCGGGCCTGGGCGTCCGGGATCGACGCGGCAGGCCGTGGCGCCCCGACGTGGTACATGCACACGACTGGCTGGTCGCCCATCCGTCGATCGCACTCGCCGAATACTTCGACGTACCACTGGTTTCGACAATTCACGCCACCGAGGCGGGCCGGCATTCGGGATGGGTGTCGGGCCGCATCAGCCGACAGGTGCACGCGGTGGAGTCCTGGATGGTGCACGAATCCGACTCGCTCATCACGTGTTCGAGGTCGATGAGTGACGAAATCACCGAGCTGTTCGGCCCCGGCTTGGCCGAGACCCGTGTCATCCGCAACGGAATAGACGCCGCGCGTTGGCCTTTCGCCGAACGCCAGCCCCGCACCGGATCCGCGCACCTGCTGTACCTGGGCCGCCTCGAGTACGAGAAGGGCATTCACGACGCGATCGCGGCGCTGCCGCGTATCCGGCGTACTCATCCCGGGACGACGCTGACCATCGCAGGCGAAGGCACTCAACAGGACTGGCTCGTCGAACAAGCGCGAAAACACAAGGTGCTCAAGGCGACGTCGTTCGCCGGCCATCTCGATCACGACGCACTGGTGCGAATGCTGCATACCGCCGACGCTGCCGTACTGCCCAGCCACTACGAGCCATTCGGCATCGTGGCCTTGGAGGCCGCGGCGACAGGGATTCCGTTGGTCACCTCGGACGTCGGCGGGTTGGGGGAAGCGGTGATCGACGGCCAGACCGGCGTCTCGTATCCCCCGCGAGATGTGGCCGCGCTCGCCGCGGCGGTGCGCTCGGTGCTCGATGATCCGCAGGCCGCTCAGCAGCGCGCGATCGCCGCCCGCGAAAGGCTGACCTCCGAATTCGAATGGCACACGATCGCAGATGAAACTGCGCAGGTGTACCTGGCGGCCAAACGGCGGGAACGCGAACCGCACCGGCGCCGCGCGATCGTCGAGCACGCGCTGCCGGGTCGCTAG
- a CDS encoding IniB N-terminal domain-containing protein: MTNVLDWILNLFRDEVSAQAFLDDPARAMCSAGVPNVSAAQLQQAATVAPAAVVHGGGDPVLGLQQAVAQTHGIAFAPQRQTDLWSNNDTLSHNDTRFLSPETTTVSHAGEDQQQGIGNVGLEFGDITFGDKTTNTATDGGVVNTGTAGDIDATNVEGDGNVVGDDNENVNTGDIEDSNVNIGEDNEIDDSGDQSAGGDIISDNEGPVINDVDMSGGAGGGAVGGDGGGGLIGVGNDGGNAAGGAGGAGGGIVINDSDTSTTNVDGNQTTVGDIDGGVSGGISGGSSVEDNSVDNSVDNSVDNSGQDNSVDNSGQVNTDVDVDTTVDAGLF, encoded by the coding sequence ATGACGAACGTACTCGATTGGATTCTGAACCTGTTCCGCGACGAGGTTTCGGCCCAGGCCTTCCTCGATGACCCGGCTCGGGCAATGTGTAGTGCCGGCGTGCCGAACGTCTCTGCGGCGCAACTGCAGCAGGCGGCCACCGTGGCGCCGGCTGCGGTGGTGCATGGTGGGGGTGATCCGGTGCTGGGTTTGCAGCAGGCGGTGGCCCAGACTCATGGGATCGCGTTCGCTCCGCAGCGCCAGACCGATCTGTGGTCGAACAACGACACCCTGAGCCACAACGACACGCGGTTTTTGAGCCCGGAGACCACCACCGTCAGTCATGCCGGTGAGGATCAGCAGCAGGGCATCGGCAATGTCGGGTTGGAGTTCGGTGACATCACCTTCGGTGACAAGACCACCAACACCGCCACCGACGGTGGTGTGGTCAACACCGGCACCGCCGGGGACATCGACGCCACCAACGTCGAGGGTGACGGCAACGTGGTCGGTGATGACAACGAGAACGTCAACACCGGTGACATCGAGGATTCCAACGTCAACATCGGCGAGGACAACGAGATCGACGACAGCGGCGATCAAAGCGCCGGTGGGGACATCATCTCCGACAACGAGGGCCCGGTGATCAACGACGTCGACATGAGCGGCGGTGCCGGTGGCGGCGCGGTCGGTGGCGATGGTGGCGGCGGGCTGATCGGGGTCGGCAACGACGGCGGCAACGCCGCGGGCGGTGCCGGTGGTGCCGGTGGCGGCATCGTGATCAACGACAGCGACACGAGCACCACCAACGTCGATGGCAACCAGACCACCGTCGGAGACATCGACGGCGGGGTGTCCGGCGGCATCTCCGGGGGCTCGAGTGTGGAGGACAACTCGGTGGACAACTCGGTGGACAATTCCGTCGACAACTCCGGGCAGGACAACTCGGTCGACAACTCCGGTCAGGTCAACACCGATGTCGATGTCGACACCACCGTCGACGCCGGCCTGTTCTGA
- a CDS encoding acyltransferase has translation MTTMWGAPLHKRWRGSRLRDPRQAKFLTLASLKWVVANRAYTPWYLVRYWRLLKFKLRNPHIITRGMVFLGKGVEIEATPELSTMEIGRWVHIGDKNTIRCHEGSLRFGDKVVLGRDNVINTYLDIELGDSVLMADWCYICDFDHRMDDINVPIKDQGIVKGPVRIGPDTWVGVKVTVLRNTTIGRGCVLGSHAVVRGDVPDYAIAVGAPAKVVKNRQLAWETSAAQRAELAAALADIERKKASR, from the coding sequence ATGACGACGATGTGGGGCGCGCCGTTACACAAGCGCTGGCGCGGGTCGCGGTTGCGCGACCCGAGACAGGCGAAGTTCCTCACGCTGGCCTCGCTGAAGTGGGTGGTGGCCAACCGCGCGTACACGCCGTGGTATCTGGTGCGGTACTGGCGGTTGCTGAAGTTCAAGCTGCGCAATCCGCACATCATCACCCGCGGCATGGTGTTCCTCGGCAAGGGCGTGGAGATCGAGGCGACGCCGGAGTTGTCGACGATGGAGATCGGCCGCTGGGTCCACATCGGCGACAAGAACACCATCCGCTGTCATGAGGGTTCGCTGCGGTTCGGCGACAAGGTCGTGCTCGGCCGCGACAACGTGATCAACACTTACCTCGACATCGAGTTGGGCGACTCGGTGTTGATGGCCGACTGGTGCTACATCTGCGACTTCGACCACCGCATGGACGACATCAACGTGCCGATCAAGGACCAGGGCATCGTCAAGGGCCCGGTGCGGATCGGGCCCGACACCTGGGTCGGGGTGAAGGTGACGGTGCTGCGCAACACCACGATCGGGCGTGGATGCGTCCTGGGGTCGCACGCGGTCGTGCGAGGCGACGTCCCCGATTACGCGATCGCGGTCGGCGCTCCGGCGAAGGTGGTCAAGAACCGCCAACTCGCGTGGGAGACATCGGCAGCGCAGCGTGCGGAACTCGCCGCGGCGCTGGCCGACATCGAACGCAAGAAGGCCTCGCGCTAG
- a CDS encoding outer membrane protein assembly factor BamB family protein, translating into MFRRLTVLAVSLLTALITATLAGCQNTDSWVEAKAADSWAAQYRDAGNSSYQPRAGAETLRLEWTRSVKGDLAAAVALASGSYLAVNAQTSAGCSLMVWEADNNARQRWCTRLVQGGGFSSPLFDGFDNLYIGQPGAMLSFPPTQWIRWRQPVIGMPTTARILNPGHLLVVTHLGQVLVFDAHRGTVVGSPVDLVAGVDPKDPERGLADCRPARPRCPVAAAPAFAAATRTIALSLWEPNADKPIVVGLRYQPGQTPLLTREWTSDAVGGGPLASPVFSADGSTVYINGRDERLWALNAADGKAKWSVPLDYLAQTPPSVSPDGLIVAGGGPGAKLVGIKDDGDRGEVLWTRDDVGPLTTSSWSGPDVAYTVTRDGAGDDVGQALLVFDPADGRTLNTYPLPRATGWPVGVSVGNDGRVVTATSDGVVYGFAPA; encoded by the coding sequence GTGTTCCGGCGATTGACCGTGCTGGCTGTTTCTTTACTGACAGCGCTGATCACGGCCACATTGGCAGGGTGTCAAAACACCGACTCCTGGGTCGAGGCGAAGGCCGCTGACAGCTGGGCGGCCCAGTACCGCGACGCCGGCAACAGCAGTTACCAACCGCGGGCCGGCGCCGAGACGCTACGCCTGGAGTGGACCCGCTCGGTCAAGGGCGATCTCGCGGCCGCCGTCGCGCTGGCATCGGGCAGCTACCTGGCCGTCAACGCGCAGACATCCGCCGGATGCTCCTTGATGGTGTGGGAGGCCGACAACAACGCGCGGCAGCGGTGGTGCACCCGGCTCGTGCAGGGCGGCGGCTTTTCGAGTCCGCTCTTTGATGGGTTCGACAACCTCTACATCGGACAGCCCGGCGCCATGCTGTCGTTCCCGCCGACGCAGTGGATCCGCTGGCGCCAACCGGTCATCGGGATGCCGACCACCGCCCGCATCCTCAATCCGGGCCACCTGCTGGTCGTGACACATCTGGGTCAGGTACTGGTCTTCGACGCCCACCGGGGCACCGTGGTGGGCAGTCCGGTGGACCTGGTCGCCGGTGTCGACCCCAAGGACCCCGAGCGCGGGCTCGCCGACTGCCGCCCCGCCCGACCCCGGTGCCCGGTGGCCGCCGCGCCGGCCTTCGCGGCCGCGACCCGGACCATCGCGCTCAGCCTCTGGGAGCCCAACGCCGACAAGCCCATCGTCGTCGGGTTGCGGTACCAGCCGGGCCAGACACCGCTGCTCACCCGGGAGTGGACCAGCGACGCCGTCGGCGGCGGTCCCCTGGCCAGCCCGGTCTTCTCGGCCGACGGGTCGACGGTGTACATCAACGGCCGCGACGAGCGGCTGTGGGCGCTGAACGCCGCCGACGGAAAGGCCAAGTGGTCGGTTCCGCTCGACTACCTCGCGCAGACTCCGCCGTCGGTGTCACCCGACGGGCTGATCGTGGCGGGCGGCGGCCCGGGCGCAAAGTTGGTCGGGATCAAAGACGACGGCGACCGCGGCGAGGTGCTCTGGACCCGCGATGACGTCGGGCCGCTGACGACATCGAGCTGGTCCGGCCCGGACGTCGCCTACACCGTCACCCGCGACGGCGCCGGAGACGACGTCGGCCAGGCGCTGCTGGTCTTCGATCCCGCCGACGGCCGCACGCTCAACACCTATCCGCTGCCGAGGGCGACCGGCTGGCCGGTCGGCGTCTCAGTCGGGAACGACGGACGCGTCGTCACCGCCACCAGTGACGGTGTGGTGTACGGCTTCGCGCCCGCCTAG
- a CDS encoding esterase has translation MRILRWTAPFAVAAVVGVIAASGAGAQTGCADLQGTVGPDQICRVHVENPTYTVDLSYPNDYPDQAPLVDYLKKIRDGFINVAQNPDAYNLPYELDAEGIGYRSGPPTAGTRSVVFTVWQNVGGVRPQTFYQAFNWDVAKKAPITFDTLFKPGTKPLEVIYPEIDQYLQRQGMIEPVPPGDGMDPANYQNFALTDDSLIFFFSQGELFAESAGPVQATVPRAAVAPLLAL, from the coding sequence ATGCGCATTCTCAGGTGGACTGCCCCGTTCGCGGTCGCCGCTGTCGTGGGTGTCATCGCCGCTTCGGGTGCGGGCGCGCAAACCGGGTGCGCCGACCTCCAAGGGACCGTCGGGCCGGACCAGATATGCCGGGTACACGTCGAGAACCCGACGTACACCGTCGATTTGAGCTATCCGAACGATTACCCCGACCAAGCGCCTCTGGTGGACTATCTGAAGAAGATCCGCGACGGGTTCATCAACGTCGCCCAGAATCCCGACGCCTACAACCTGCCCTACGAACTCGACGCCGAGGGCATCGGCTACCGATCGGGGCCGCCGACCGCGGGCACCCGCAGCGTGGTCTTCACCGTCTGGCAGAACGTCGGGGGTGTGCGCCCGCAGACCTTCTACCAGGCGTTCAACTGGGACGTCGCCAAGAAGGCGCCGATCACCTTCGACACCCTGTTCAAGCCGGGCACCAAGCCGTTGGAGGTGATCTATCCCGAGATCGACCAGTACCTGCAGAGGCAGGGCATGATCGAGCCGGTGCCGCCCGGCGACGGCATGGACCCCGCTAACTACCAGAACTTTGCGTTGACCGACGATTCGCTGATCTTCTTCTTCAGCCAGGGTGAACTGTTCGCCGAATCCGCCGGTCCGGTTCAGGCGACCGTGCCGCGCGCCGCCGTGGCGCCGCTGCTCGCGCTCTAG
- a CDS encoding class I SAM-dependent methyltransferase, translating into MTVAFGVEDVDYLRSEAGVDALREIAALRLTSATLVSDIASARARFGERAAILVETTLLRRKATAKLSRPDDWLFTDEALQQATAEPVARHRARRLAGARVHDATCSIGTELAALRDSAALLVGSDIDPVRLAMARNNVAGVDVCRADALRPVTRGTVIVLDPARRSGGRRRFDPRDYTPALDELLEVYRGRDVAVKCAPGIDFDAVTRLGFDGEIEVTSLAGSVREACLWSAGLAGSGVRRRATILDTGEEVTDAEPDECAVSPAGRWIIDPDGAIVRAGLVRHFAARHGLWQLDRDIAYLSGNRLPEGVRGFEVLEEIPFSERRLRQALSARDVGALEILVRGVDVDPDPLRPRLRLRGTQQASVVIARIGAGGASRATAFICRSSR; encoded by the coding sequence GTGACTGTCGCGTTCGGCGTCGAGGACGTCGACTACCTGCGCAGCGAGGCCGGCGTCGACGCTTTGCGGGAGATTGCCGCACTGCGGCTGACGAGTGCGACGCTGGTCTCCGACATCGCCTCGGCGCGAGCACGTTTCGGTGAGCGCGCCGCGATCCTGGTCGAGACCACGCTGCTGCGCAGAAAGGCGACCGCGAAACTCTCTCGCCCCGACGACTGGCTGTTCACCGACGAGGCGCTGCAGCAGGCCACCGCCGAACCGGTCGCCCGTCACCGCGCCCGACGGCTGGCCGGTGCGCGTGTGCATGACGCGACCTGCTCGATCGGCACCGAGCTTGCCGCGCTGCGCGATTCGGCTGCGCTCCTGGTCGGCAGCGACATCGATCCGGTCCGACTCGCGATGGCTCGCAACAACGTTGCCGGCGTGGATGTCTGCCGCGCGGATGCGCTCCGACCGGTAACGCGTGGCACCGTCATCGTGCTCGACCCCGCGCGACGCAGCGGCGGACGGCGCCGGTTCGACCCGCGGGACTACACACCCGCCCTCGACGAGCTTCTCGAGGTGTACCGGGGTCGCGACGTGGCCGTCAAGTGCGCTCCGGGAATCGATTTCGACGCCGTGACACGACTGGGCTTCGACGGTGAGATCGAAGTGACCTCGCTGGCCGGCAGTGTGCGCGAAGCGTGTTTGTGGTCGGCCGGACTGGCGGGCTCGGGCGTGCGGCGCCGAGCCACGATATTGGACACCGGCGAAGAGGTCACCGACGCCGAACCCGATGAGTGCGCGGTGTCGCCGGCCGGGCGGTGGATCATCGACCCCGACGGCGCAATCGTGCGCGCGGGCCTGGTGCGGCACTTCGCGGCGCGCCACGGTCTGTGGCAACTCGACCGCGACATCGCGTACCTGTCGGGGAACCGGTTACCGGAGGGGGTACGGGGCTTCGAGGTGCTCGAAGAGATACCGTTCAGCGAACGACGGCTGCGCCAGGCGCTTTCGGCACGTGATGTCGGCGCGCTCGAGATCCTGGTCCGTGGTGTCGATGTCGACCCCGACCCACTACGCCCGCGGCTTCGCCTGCGTGGCACACAGCAAGCTTCGGTGGTCATCGCCCGCATCGGAGCCGGGGGCGCAAGTAGGGCAACGGCATTCATTTGCCGTTCGTCGCGCTGA
- a CDS encoding class I SAM-dependent methyltransferase: MTSIDPAPNPHATAEEVEAARHDSKLAQVLYHDWEAESYDDKWSISYDKRCVDYARDLFDATVPFSEQRKLPYDRALELGCGSGFFLLNLIQAGVARRGSVTDLSPGMVKVAVRNGENLGLEVDGRVADAEGIPYEDDSFDLVVGHAVLHHIPDVELSLREVVRVLKPGGRFIFAGEPTNAGENYARPLSTLTWRAVTNVTRLPGLSGWRRPQAELDESSRAAALEAVVDLHTFSPADLERMAGNAGAVEVSTATTEFTAAMLGWPLRTFEAAVPPDRLSWGWAKFAFSSWIALSWVDHNIWRQVVPKSWFYNVMVTGVKPPAK; this comes from the coding sequence ATGACGAGTATCGATCCTGCGCCAAACCCCCATGCCACCGCGGAGGAGGTGGAGGCGGCCCGCCACGACTCGAAACTCGCCCAGGTGCTCTATCACGACTGGGAGGCCGAGAGCTACGACGACAAGTGGTCGATCTCCTACGACAAACGCTGCGTGGACTACGCCCGCGACCTGTTCGACGCAACCGTGCCGTTCTCCGAACAACGCAAGCTGCCCTATGACCGGGCGTTGGAGCTGGGCTGCGGCAGCGGGTTCTTCCTGCTGAACCTGATCCAGGCCGGGGTCGCGCGGCGCGGTTCGGTGACCGACCTGTCGCCGGGCATGGTCAAGGTGGCCGTGCGCAACGGCGAGAACCTCGGCCTCGAGGTCGACGGCCGGGTCGCCGACGCCGAGGGCATCCCGTACGAGGACGACAGCTTCGACCTGGTGGTCGGGCACGCGGTGCTGCACCACATCCCCGATGTCGAACTGTCGCTGCGGGAAGTGGTGCGGGTGCTCAAGCCGGGCGGGCGATTCATCTTCGCCGGCGAGCCGACGAACGCGGGCGAGAACTACGCGCGTCCGCTGTCGACGTTGACGTGGCGGGCGGTGACGAATGTGACGAGGCTGCCGGGGTTGTCGGGTTGGCGCCGGCCGCAGGCCGAACTCGACGAGTCGTCACGCGCGGCCGCGTTGGAGGCGGTCGTCGACCTGCACACCTTCTCACCCGCCGACCTGGAACGCATGGCAGGCAACGCAGGCGCCGTCGAGGTGTCCACCGCCACCACCGAGTTCACCGCCGCGATGCTCGGCTGGCCGCTGCGTACCTTCGAGGCAGCGGTGCCGCCGGACCGGTTGAGCTGGGGCTGGGCCAAATTCGCGTTCAGCAGCTGGATAGCGTTGTCCTGGGTGGACCACAACATCTGGCGTCAGGTGGTGCCGAAGAGCTGGTTTTACAACGTCATGGTGACGGGGGTCAAGCCGCCCGCGAAGTGA